One Ignavibacterium sp. DNA segment encodes these proteins:
- the tyrS gene encoding tyrosine--tRNA ligase, whose protein sequence is MSIVKFPSLNEQMDVIKRGTVEIIPEEELVKKLEKSLKTNKPLNVKLGCDPSRPDLHIGHSVVIRKLAQFQELGHQAILIVGDFTGMIGDPSGRNATRPALSLEQTRINGESYFEQASKILNKAKTKIVYNSEWLSKMSFEDVIKLSSKYTVARMIERDDFTKRFKSGEPISIHEFLYPLAQAMDSVAIESDVELGGTDQKFNLLVGRDIQREFGLEPQIILTMPLLVGTDGVEKMSKSLDNYIGITDEPSQIFGRTLSIPDNLIYTYFELATDVSSNKLEELKTQLKDKSINPRDLKRELARTIVKMYHNQEAAESAQKEFDNIFINKGLPDEIEEFSIGNNKEINILDLIVLVNFAPSKGEARRLVQQGGVSIDGDKISDLHQIIYVKSGMILKVGKRKFIKFN, encoded by the coding sequence ATGAGCATAGTTAAATTTCCGTCATTAAATGAACAAATGGATGTCATCAAACGGGGAACTGTTGAGATAATTCCTGAAGAAGAACTTGTAAAAAAACTAGAGAAATCATTAAAGACTAATAAACCATTAAATGTAAAGCTTGGATGCGATCCAAGCAGACCTGATCTTCATATTGGTCATTCAGTAGTGATTAGAAAACTTGCTCAATTTCAGGAACTTGGACATCAGGCAATATTAATTGTTGGTGATTTTACAGGAATGATCGGCGATCCATCAGGAAGAAATGCAACCCGCCCTGCCCTTTCACTGGAGCAAACCAGAATAAACGGAGAAAGTTATTTTGAGCAAGCTTCTAAAATTCTGAATAAGGCAAAAACCAAAATCGTTTACAACTCTGAATGGCTCAGTAAAATGTCATTTGAAGATGTAATTAAACTTTCTTCAAAATATACTGTTGCAAGGATGATTGAACGAGATGATTTTACTAAAAGATTTAAATCCGGCGAGCCAATTAGTATTCATGAATTTTTATATCCGCTTGCTCAAGCGATGGATTCAGTTGCAATTGAAAGTGATGTAGAGCTTGGCGGAACTGATCAGAAATTTAATCTATTAGTTGGGCGTGATATTCAAAGAGAATTTGGATTAGAGCCTCAGATTATTCTTACAATGCCTTTACTTGTTGGAACTGATGGTGTGGAAAAGATGAGCAAATCGCTTGATAATTATATCGGTATTACTGATGAGCCATCACAAATTTTCGGAAGGACTTTATCAATTCCAGATAATCTTATTTACACATATTTTGAATTAGCAACAGATGTATCAAGTAATAAGCTTGAAGAATTAAAAACTCAGCTAAAAGATAAAAGTATTAATCCAAGGGATTTAAAGCGTGAACTAGCAAGAACCATCGTTAAAATGTATCATAATCAGGAAGCTGCTGAGTCTGCTCAAAAAGAGTTTGATAATATTTTTATAAACAAAGGCTTACCTGATGAAATAGAAGAATTCAGTATTGGGAATAACAAAGAAATTAATATTTTAGATCTGATTGTTTTAGTAAACTTTGCGCCTTCAAAAGGTGAGGCACGAAGATTAGTTCAACAAGGCGGTGTTTCAATAGATGGTGATAAAATCAGCGATCTGCATCAGATCATTTATGTAAAATCAGGAATGATTTTAAAAGTTGGAAAACGGAAATTCATTAAATTCAATTAA
- the smpB gene encoding SsrA-binding protein SmpB: protein MKKMKQQEEEKNIAVNRKARHEYAILQTFEAGIVLAGTEVKSLREGKANLVDSYALIKNNEIWLLSLHISEYKQGNINNHIPTRDRKLLMNRSEIRKLIGKTKEKGLTLIPLRLYFKSGRVKVELALAKGKKVYDKRHDIAKKDFQREQERKIKY from the coding sequence TTGAAGAAAATGAAACAACAAGAAGAAGAGAAAAATATTGCAGTTAACAGGAAAGCCAGACACGAATATGCAATTTTGCAGACATTTGAAGCTGGGATTGTTCTTGCGGGTACAGAGGTAAAATCTCTTCGAGAAGGTAAAGCAAACCTTGTTGATAGTTATGCTCTGATTAAGAATAATGAAATCTGGCTTTTAAGTTTACACATTAGCGAGTATAAACAAGGCAACATCAATAATCACATACCAACCCGTGATAGAAAATTATTGATGAACAGATCTGAAATAAGAAAGCTAATCGGTAAAACGAAAGAAAAAGGGCTAACTTTAATTCCATTAAGATTATATTTCAAAAGCGGCAGAGTTAAAGTTGAATTAGCTTTGGCTAAAGGCAAGAAAGTATATGATAAACGACACGATATAGCCAAAAAGGATTTTCAGAGAGAACAGGAAAGAAAAATTAAATACTAA
- a CDS encoding alpha-amylase family glycosyl hydrolase, producing the protein MSKKLFIWNLIFSISVVAQHFNIERIEPPNWWTGLKHDTVQIMVYGNNISEVEIYPQHGPVEIVKVHKADNSNYIFLDVFIPENLKPNYNFEIGFSLGEQDTVIKYPIQHRENSKDRYNGFNQNDVVYLIMADRFCDGNPANNKIDDSLEQFTSNDLDGRKGGDIEGIISKLDYLKTLGVTAIWITPMLENNMWMSYHGYAATDLYKIDSRFGSNKLYKELVSKAHQKGLKIIVDHVSNHIGINHWWMKDLPFKDWINGTVENHLPANHNKMTFPDLYSPDEAVNKTWNGWFEDYMPDLNQSNSFLKKYLIQNTIWWIEYAGIDGIREDTYPYCNQYAMSDWTKEILMEYPTLNIVGEIWTGEPAFLAAYQQKNKFGIKPDSHLPCITDFALSDALRDYLSGKKNLEGVFNTIAKDYLYHDASSLLTFIDNHDIARGLFVANNDVDKYKTALTILLTTRGIPKILYGSEIGIIGDNRHGTIRSSFPGGFEDDKQNAFTESGRNNYQNDIFYFTKNLIEIRKSYRSLSEGRLIHFYPFNNVYVYFRISENEKTMIVINGNDADTEVDLQNYKETLGLTKKIKNIKTNEELEITEKRKINIKRKTAEIFLLEM; encoded by the coding sequence ATGAGTAAAAAGTTATTTATCTGGAATTTGATTTTTTCAATCTCAGTTGTTGCGCAGCATTTTAACATTGAAAGAATTGAACCGCCAAACTGGTGGACAGGATTGAAACATGATACAGTTCAGATAATGGTTTATGGTAATAATATTTCAGAAGTTGAAATCTATCCGCAGCACGGTCCTGTTGAAATTGTAAAGGTTCATAAAGCAGATAACTCAAATTACATTTTTCTTGACGTGTTTATTCCTGAAAATTTAAAACCCAACTATAACTTTGAAATTGGATTCAGCTTAGGTGAACAAGATACTGTAATTAAATATCCAATCCAGCATAGAGAAAATAGTAAAGACAGATATAATGGCTTTAATCAAAATGATGTTGTATATCTGATAATGGCAGATAGATTTTGTGATGGTAATCCTGCAAATAACAAGATAGATGACAGCTTGGAACAATTTACTTCAAATGATTTGGACGGAAGAAAGGGCGGAGATATTGAAGGGATAATTTCCAAATTGGATTATCTGAAAACCCTTGGCGTTACTGCAATCTGGATAACTCCCATGCTCGAAAACAATATGTGGATGAGTTATCACGGTTATGCAGCGACTGATCTTTATAAAATTGATTCAAGGTTTGGAAGTAATAAACTATACAAGGAACTTGTTAGTAAAGCACACCAAAAAGGTTTAAAAATCATTGTTGATCACGTTTCAAATCATATCGGAATAAATCATTGGTGGATGAAAGATCTTCCATTTAAAGATTGGATTAACGGAACTGTAGAAAATCATCTCCCTGCAAATCATAATAAAATGACTTTTCCCGATCTTTATAGTCCGGATGAAGCTGTAAACAAAACCTGGAATGGATGGTTTGAAGATTATATGCCGGATTTGAACCAGTCCAATTCTTTCTTAAAAAAATATCTTATTCAAAACACAATCTGGTGGATAGAATACGCAGGCATAGATGGGATCCGGGAGGATACATATCCATATTGCAATCAGTATGCGATGAGTGATTGGACAAAAGAAATTTTAATGGAGTATCCGACTTTAAATATTGTTGGAGAAATCTGGACAGGTGAACCTGCTTTCCTTGCAGCTTATCAACAGAAGAATAAATTTGGTATTAAACCGGATTCACATTTACCGTGTATTACAGATTTTGCTTTATCTGATGCTCTGAGAGATTATCTGAGCGGCAAAAAAAATCTTGAGGGAGTGTTTAACACTATCGCTAAAGATTATTTATATCACGATGCAAGCAGTTTGTTAACATTTATTGATAACCACGATATAGCAAGAGGTTTATTTGTTGCAAACAATGATGTTGATAAATACAAAACTGCATTAACGATATTGCTAACAACACGAGGAATACCAAAAATATTATATGGATCAGAAATTGGAATAATTGGTGATAACAGACATGGTACAATAAGATCAAGTTTCCCAGGTGGATTTGAAGATGATAAACAAAATGCTTTTACTGAAAGCGGAAGAAATAATTATCAAAACGATATTTTTTACTTTACAAAGAATTTAATTGAAATCAGAAAAAGTTACAGATCACTTTCAGAAGGCAGACTGATTCATTTTTATCCGTTCAATAACGTATATGTTTATTTCAGAATATCAGAAAATGAAAAAACTATGATTGTTATTAATGGAAATGATGCGGATACAGAAGTTGATTTGCAGAATTATAAAGAAACACTTGGCTTAACTAAAAAGATTAAAAACATTAAAACAAATGAAGAGCTTGAGATTACAGAGAAAAGAAAAATAAATATTAAAAGAAAAACTGCAGAAATATTTTTGCTCGAAATGTAG
- a CDS encoding MFS transporter yields MLEIQKKLTNTFYAILALPATAVGFALSTQIAALSWILNKKFGLNIHEVAFVWLAGPLAGIFGQVIVGMISDNVWFMKGRRRPFIIIGGIIGALMFLALPQIGVISEATGITNIILIASVIALMLDLSINVTFNPARSIIADLTPEGKKRTAGYVWMQVISGTFGVLAYFLSMVFGNETLLLIAAVFVLVCSVFPILLIEEPKELEGLKESKEDAHTVMDIFKSIFPLYGFLVFGVFSLIFHFYQIELRTIHNPLLILALIYTVIIGIYIIYKSKTDKSDNIEFQKIMLAHTFTWIAFQSMFVMTGFFIDKQIIPNLDLTNVFANKFAEFLTGVEQTKDTTTGNIISLGFLILNAVGAVFPMALSAIAKKIGRVRTYTAALVFSAVGYFYIAFFGRQELNFYSGMFLTGIGWSAVISIVFSIVTERINQNKMGLFMGIFNLAVVLPQMMSQGVANIISETQNYQLLYILCGVFVCFSVVFWLFIKEPRSTADLVSHQKGGH; encoded by the coding sequence ATGTTAGAAATTCAGAAAAAACTTACAAACACTTTTTATGCAATACTTGCATTACCGGCTACAGCAGTTGGATTTGCACTTTCAACACAGATTGCGGCTTTAAGCTGGATATTAAATAAAAAATTCGGTTTAAACATTCATGAAGTTGCCTTTGTTTGGCTTGCTGGTCCGCTCGCAGGAATATTTGGACAAGTTATTGTTGGAATGATAAGCGATAACGTTTGGTTTATGAAAGGAAGACGCAGACCCTTTATAATTATAGGGGGGATTATTGGTGCATTAATGTTTTTAGCTTTACCACAAATTGGTGTTATCTCTGAAGCAACTGGAATTACTAATATAATTTTAATTGCTTCTGTAATAGCTTTGATGCTGGATTTGTCTATCAACGTTACATTCAATCCAGCCAGATCTATTATTGCAGACCTTACGCCAGAAGGGAAGAAGAGAACTGCAGGTTATGTGTGGATGCAGGTTATATCAGGTACTTTTGGTGTATTGGCATATTTTCTTTCTATGGTATTTGGTAATGAAACTCTCTTATTAATTGCCGCAGTATTTGTATTGGTTTGTTCTGTCTTTCCAATCTTGTTGATTGAAGAACCAAAAGAATTAGAAGGTCTTAAAGAATCAAAAGAAGATGCTCATACTGTGATGGATATTTTTAAATCAATTTTTCCCCTTTATGGATTTTTAGTTTTTGGTGTGTTCAGTTTGATTTTTCATTTCTATCAAATTGAATTAAGAACAATTCACAATCCGCTTTTGATTTTAGCATTGATCTATACAGTCATAATCGGAATATATATTATATACAAAAGTAAAACAGATAAATCTGATAACATTGAGTTTCAAAAAATAATGCTTGCCCACACTTTTACCTGGATAGCATTTCAAAGTATGTTTGTGATGACGGGCTTTTTTATTGACAAGCAGATCATTCCAAATCTTGATCTTACAAATGTGTTTGCTAATAAATTTGCCGAATTCTTAACCGGTGTTGAACAAACAAAAGATACAACAACCGGTAATATTATTTCTTTGGGTTTTTTAATCCTCAATGCTGTTGGTGCAGTATTTCCAATGGCATTATCTGCAATAGCAAAAAAGATAGGAAGAGTAAGAACATATACAGCAGCTTTAGTCTTTAGTGCAGTCGGATATTTTTATATCGCATTTTTTGGAAGACAGGAACTTAATTTTTATTCTGGAATGTTTTTAACCGGCATAGGTTGGTCGGCAGTAATCTCTATAGTATTTTCAATTGTTACTGAAAGAATAAATCAGAATAAAATGGGATTGTTTATGGGAATATTTAATCTTGCCGTTGTTTTACCGCAAATGATGAGTCAGGGAGTAGCAAATATTATTTCAGAAACACAAAATTATCAATTGCTTTATATTCTTTGTGGGGTCTTTGTTTGTTTTTCAGTTGTCTTCTGGTTGTTCATTAAAGAACCAAGGTCAACTGCTGATCTCGTATCACATCAAAAAGGTGGACATTGA
- a CDS encoding EamA family transporter, whose translation MIYLILTIICSSSLALILKYGSVRKTNTMLLINGNYLTASVFALGIIIFKGGFNFSLNTALFAAILGVIFAETFVIYSKAISFAGTALATVSARLSIIIPVIFSIVLFDEKPNQNMIAGFILVLLTLFLFYLSLKNHDSVANSVKKYFYLFLLLIGIGVVDFSMKIFERTFDIAEKETFVFLIFFFAFLYTLTRILSAKVKFDKQTYTIGLVLGLPNVLTIHFLLAALLTLPAIIVFPVQNIGVILLTAIGAYIFWKEKINLFGKIALIVGIAAIILLKL comes from the coding sequence ATGATATATTTAATTTTAACAATTATCTGCTCATCAAGTTTAGCTCTTATCCTTAAATACGGAAGCGTAAGAAAAACAAATACAATGCTATTAATAAATGGTAATTATCTTACTGCTTCTGTTTTTGCTTTAGGTATTATAATATTTAAAGGCGGATTTAATTTTTCATTAAATACTGCATTGTTTGCAGCAATCTTAGGGGTAATATTTGCAGAAACTTTTGTGATATATTCAAAAGCGATCAGTTTTGCAGGAACAGCACTTGCTACTGTTAGTGCGAGATTATCTATAATCATTCCGGTTATTTTTTCAATCGTATTGTTTGATGAAAAACCAAATCAAAATATGATTGCAGGATTTATTCTGGTTCTGTTGACACTCTTTCTGTTTTATTTATCACTTAAAAATCACGATAGTGTTGCAAACTCCGTAAAAAAATATTTTTATCTTTTCTTGTTGTTAATTGGAATTGGTGTTGTTGATTTTTCAATGAAAATATTTGAAAGGACTTTTGATATTGCTGAGAAAGAAACATTTGTCTTCCTGATCTTTTTCTTTGCATTCCTTTATACTTTAACAAGAATATTATCAGCGAAAGTAAAATTTGATAAACAAACCTATACGATTGGTTTAGTTCTTGGTCTTCCAAATGTTTTAACAATACATTTTCTATTAGCCGCATTATTAACTTTACCAGCTATTATTGTTTTTCCTGTTCAAAACATTGGCGTAATACTGCTGACAGCAATCGGAGCATATATTTTCTGGAAAGAAAAAATTAACCTGTTTGGCAAAATTGCTTTAATAGTTGGTATTGCCGCGATAATATTGTTGAAGTTGTGA
- a CDS encoding MFS transporter codes for MNKPRLSFWQIWNMSFGFLGIQFGFALQNANVSRIFETLGANIDAIPVLWIAAPVTGLIVQPIIGHISDKTWNKLGRRRPFFLAGALLASAAIVIMPNSPVLWVAAGMLWIMDASINISMEPFRAFVGDMLPSEQRTVGFSMQSFFIGIGAIVASALPYMMTNWFGISNTAASGEIPDSVKFSFYIGGAVFLLAVLYTVFSTKEYSPEELKNFSEHENKSDIRKPVSDKPISASAFNKYGLIWIITGLIGSAILYFILKENDYGLYVLFMGSVIFGLLQLIAGVITNQNKTSSGLVSILNDLYKMPKTMKQLAVVQFFTWFALFAMWIYTTPAVTHHIYGATDPASELYNQGADWVGVLMAVYNGFAAIMAFAIMWIAKFTNRKTVHMISLIIGGISFASFYVIKDPNLLLISELGIGLAWASILAMPYAILAGSLPAEKMGVYMGIFNFFIVIPQITAAAILGFFVRSIFNGEAIYALLLGGVSMIFAGIFTLFVDDVD; via the coding sequence ATGAATAAACCGCGTCTATCTTTCTGGCAAATCTGGAATATGTCTTTTGGGTTTCTTGGAATCCAGTTTGGTTTTGCTCTGCAGAATGCAAACGTCAGCAGAATCTTTGAAACGCTTGGAGCTAATATAGATGCAATCCCGGTTTTATGGATTGCCGCACCTGTAACCGGATTAATAGTTCAGCCGATTATTGGTCATATAAGCGATAAAACCTGGAATAAACTTGGAAGACGAAGACCTTTCTTTTTAGCAGGCGCACTACTTGCATCGGCTGCTATTGTTATTATGCCTAACTCACCTGTGTTATGGGTTGCTGCCGGAATGCTGTGGATTATGGATGCTTCAATAAATATTTCTATGGAACCATTCAGAGCATTTGTAGGCGATATGCTGCCTTCTGAACAGCGAACAGTTGGTTTTTCTATGCAGAGTTTTTTTATCGGTATCGGAGCAATTGTTGCATCTGCATTGCCATATATGATGACAAATTGGTTCGGTATTTCTAACACTGCTGCTTCCGGTGAAATTCCGGATTCTGTAAAATTCTCATTCTATATCGGCGGTGCTGTTTTTTTACTCGCAGTCCTTTACACTGTTTTCTCAACTAAAGAATATTCACCCGAAGAATTAAAAAATTTCAGTGAGCATGAAAATAAATCAGATATAAGAAAACCTGTTTCCGATAAACCAATCTCTGCATCAGCATTTAATAAATACGGATTGATTTGGATTATAACCGGACTAATAGGTTCAGCAATTCTATATTTTATTCTTAAAGAAAATGATTACGGACTTTATGTTCTATTTATGGGTTCTGTAATTTTTGGTTTACTGCAATTGATTGCGGGGGTTATCACTAATCAAAATAAAACTTCATCTGGCTTAGTTTCTATTCTAAATGATCTTTACAAAATGCCTAAAACAATGAAACAGCTTGCTGTAGTTCAGTTTTTTACTTGGTTCGCTTTATTTGCAATGTGGATTTACACAACGCCGGCAGTAACTCATCATATTTATGGTGCAACTGATCCTGCTTCGGAATTATATAATCAGGGAGCAGATTGGGTTGGTGTGTTAATGGCAGTATATAATGGCTTTGCCGCCATTATGGCTTTTGCAATTATGTGGATCGCAAAATTTACAAATCGTAAAACTGTGCATATGATATCGTTAATTATCGGAGGAATTTCATTTGCTTCTTTTTATGTAATTAAAGATCCAAACCTACTCTTAATTTCAGAACTTGGAATCGGATTAGCCTGGGCATCAATACTTGCAATGCCTTATGCCATTCTTGCCGGCTCACTTCCTGCTGAAAAGATGGGAGTTTACATGGGGATCTTTAATTTTTTTATTGTAATTCCGCAAATAACTGCAGCGGCGATACTGGGATTTTTCGTCAGATCAATTTTTAATGGTGAAGCAATTTATGCACTTTTACTTGGCGGCGTCTCAATGATATTTGCCGGAATCTTTACATTGTTTGTCGATGATGTTGATTAG
- the fni gene encoding type 2 isopentenyl-diphosphate Delta-isomerase, with protein MTESITDISKRKKEHIDLCLTDDVSFKTKTNGFEKYEFIHNAITEVDLSKISFRTKLFSYHIEYPFIISCMTGGTSEAELINERLANVAQYLKIPIGVGSQRQALEDEKFHNSYKIIRKNSSAVPVFGNIGAAQLVQSKDLKSVLKLIDMLEADAFYIHLNPLQELLQKEGEPNFTGLLKKLERLISKSKVPIFIKEVGAGISKNAAIKLLETGVKGIDVAGAGGTSWAGVEILRNKKNENTFWDWGLPTAYCLKEIYPLKKKFDFHLIGSGGINSAYDLAAAFALGSDLAASARIILQTLINNGEESVNTLIISWFDYLKNVMFLTGSKNLSELKKDKIIRKEFLF; from the coding sequence ATGACAGAATCCATAACAGATATATCTAAAAGAAAAAAGGAGCACATTGATCTTTGTCTGACTGATGATGTTTCATTCAAAACCAAAACAAATGGATTTGAAAAATATGAGTTTATCCATAATGCAATAACTGAAGTTGATCTTTCCAAAATTTCTTTTAGAACTAAATTATTTTCTTACCACATCGAGTATCCGTTTATAATTTCTTGTATGACTGGCGGTACCAGTGAAGCAGAGCTTATAAATGAAAGACTTGCTAATGTTGCACAGTACCTAAAAATTCCTATTGGAGTCGGAAGCCAAAGACAAGCGTTAGAAGATGAAAAATTTCATAATAGCTATAAGATAATAAGGAAGAATTCTTCTGCTGTTCCTGTTTTTGGTAATATTGGCGCAGCTCAATTAGTGCAATCAAAAGATTTAAAATCAGTTCTTAAACTTATTGATATGCTTGAGGCAGATGCTTTCTATATTCATTTAAATCCATTGCAGGAATTGCTTCAGAAGGAAGGTGAACCAAATTTTACCGGATTGTTAAAAAAACTTGAAAGGTTAATAAGTAAATCAAAAGTTCCAATCTTTATTAAAGAAGTTGGTGCAGGTATAAGTAAAAATGCTGCAATTAAACTGCTTGAAACGGGAGTAAAAGGGATTGATGTGGCTGGTGCCGGTGGAACAAGCTGGGCAGGTGTTGAAATTTTGAGAAACAAAAAAAATGAAAATACTTTTTGGGACTGGGGATTACCGACTGCTTATTGTTTGAAAGAAATTTATCCTCTTAAAAAGAAATTTGATTTTCATCTTATCGGCTCAGGCGGTATAAATTCTGCATACGATCTTGCTGCTGCATTTGCACTTGGTTCTGATTTAGCTGCTTCCGCAAGAATAATACTGCAGACACTTATAAATAATGGTGAAGAAAGTGTTAATACTCTTATAATCAGCTGGTTTGATTATCTTAAAAATGTAATGTTTTTAACTGGTTCTAAAAATCTAAGCGAATTAAAAAAAGATAAAATCATCAGGAAGGAATTTTTGTTTTGA
- a CDS encoding polyprenyl synthetase family protein: MKDSDYNKFNKFYGQQRAVIDKKLANALKKRKPESLYGPSSYILESCGKRLRPLLVILSAMAVGAKPQKVYNASLSVEMLHNFTLVHDDIMDNADLRRGNLTLHKKYNLNTAILAGDSLLAVAYEYLLKDCDINAQQVISSFTNGLVKVCEGQSLDTEFERKANVTLDEYIDMISKKTAALLQTCCEIGAYLGNGNYDDIKSLADYGNHLGIAFQIQDDLLDITADKAEFGKRIGGDLLEGKKTFLFIVALDRAVGKDKEDLLKVIKNKGIRSNQIEKYKRLYERLGVLDEAKKAIKKRTENALRSIDNLSDKLSIDIFYWLADLLIKRNK, translated from the coding sequence TTGAAAGATTCTGATTATAATAAATTCAATAAGTTTTACGGGCAGCAGAGAGCTGTAATTGACAAAAAACTTGCGAATGCTTTAAAGAAAAGGAAACCTGAATCTTTATATGGTCCATCATCTTATATTTTGGAAAGCTGCGGAAAGAGATTAAGACCTCTGCTGGTTATCTTATCTGCAATGGCTGTTGGCGCTAAACCACAGAAGGTTTACAATGCTTCTTTGTCTGTTGAGATGCTGCATAATTTTACTTTAGTTCATGATGATATAATGGATAATGCCGACCTTAGAAGAGGTAATCTGACATTACATAAAAAATATAATTTAAACACTGCTATTCTTGCTGGTGATTCTCTTTTAGCAGTTGCGTACGAGTATTTGTTAAAAGACTGCGATATAAATGCCCAACAGGTAATTAGTTCTTTTACAAATGGATTAGTTAAAGTTTGCGAGGGACAAAGTCTTGATACTGAATTTGAAAGAAAAGCAAATGTTACACTTGATGAATACATTGATATGATATCCAAGAAAACCGCTGCTTTGCTTCAAACCTGCTGCGAAATCGGTGCTTATCTTGGAAACGGAAATTATGATGACATAAAATCATTGGCTGATTACGGAAACCATTTAGGAATTGCTTTTCAGATTCAGGATGATCTGCTTGATATCACCGCAGATAAAGCTGAATTTGGGAAAAGAATCGGCGGAGATCTGCTTGAAGGGAAAAAAACATTTTTGTTCATTGTTGCTTTAGATAGAGCAGTTGGTAAAGATAAAGAAGACTTATTGAAAGTTATTAAGAATAAAGGTATTCGCTCAAATCAGATTGAAAAATATAAAAGACTTTATGAAAGATTAGGTGTATTGGATGAAGCTAAGAAAGCTATAAAAAAGCGTACTGAAAATGCTTTAAGATCAATTGATAATTTATCAGATAAATTAAGTATAGATATTTTCTATTGGCTTGCAGATTTATTAATCAAAAGAAATAAATAA
- a CDS encoding HPr family phosphocarrier protein produces the protein MIEKIVKIVNKAGLHTRPAATIVKLAAKYKSDFFIYRDGMNINGKSIIGVMTLAADIGSELKLTFDGPDEQQACEEISAYFERGFDEL, from the coding sequence ATGATTGAAAAAATAGTAAAAATTGTTAATAAAGCCGGGCTGCATACAAGACCTGCAGCAACTATCGTTAAGCTTGCTGCTAAATACAAAAGTGATTTTTTTATTTACAGAGATGGAATGAACATTAATGGTAAAAGCATTATTGGCGTAATGACTTTAGCTGCTGATATAGGTTCAGAGCTAAAACTGACTTTTGACGGACCTGATGAACAACAAGCTTGTGAAGAAATTTCAGCTTACTTTGAAAGGGGATTTGATGAATTATGA